CGCACCGCTGCCGCCGCAGCTCCTGCCGCGCGCGCTCGCGACACCTTCGCTCCTGGCGCACATCCTCAGCGACAAGTTCTGCGACGGCCTGCCGTTCCATCGCCAGGAGTGTATG
The DNA window shown above is from Myxococcus xanthus and carries:
- a CDS encoding IS66 family transposase, giving the protein MVIARAKYRDADAADTAEPTSVTAPLPPQLLPRALATPSLLAHILSDKFCDGLPFHRQECM